A region from the Paludicola sp. MB14-C6 genome encodes:
- a CDS encoding sodium-dependent transporter, with protein MKNEAKKRGGFTSSLGFILAATGSAVGLGNLWKFPYIAGEGGGAIFVLIYLFFVLVLGVPIMLGEMAIGRKTKLNPIGAYHKLNKKFTFIGVIGVVCAFIILSYYSVIGGWVLKYITTYVTNTHVTDASAYFKNFIQSPVEPVIWHIVFMALTCIIVIGGVAKGIERASKIMLPLLFIFIIIIAIRSVTLPGAMEGVKYFVIPNFSHIDSISEISKVLLAAMGQVFFSLSLGMGAIITYGSYLNKEVNLQKSAFIIPTLDTLVAVLAGFAILPAVFAFGFKPTAGPGLLFETLPKVFESMPFGVIFGVLFFVLVFFAAITSSVSLLEVVTSYCIDNLKMKRATASIIIASIMTIIGIFAALSFGPLADVKFFGNTIFDLMSFVSDKLLMPLGGFFMCIFVGYIWGIDNASEEISNDGSIRFRWKKLFSIIMKYIAPAIILVIFITSFLPTK; from the coding sequence ATGAAAAATGAAGCAAAAAAACGTGGCGGGTTCACTTCCTCTCTAGGATTTATCCTTGCCGCAACAGGTTCTGCTGTAGGTTTAGGCAACCTATGGAAATTTCCTTATATCGCCGGAGAAGGTGGCGGTGCAATCTTTGTATTAATTTACTTATTCTTTGTTTTGGTTTTAGGTGTTCCAATTATGCTTGGTGAAATGGCAATTGGCAGAAAAACAAAACTAAATCCTATTGGTGCCTATCACAAGTTAAATAAAAAATTTACTTTTATTGGCGTTATTGGCGTTGTATGTGCATTCATTATTCTATCCTACTACAGTGTAATCGGCGGATGGGTGCTAAAATATATCACTACGTATGTAACCAATACACACGTTACTGATGCCTCCGCTTACTTTAAAAACTTTATTCAATCACCTGTAGAGCCGGTAATCTGGCATATCGTTTTCATGGCACTTACTTGTATTATTGTAATTGGTGGCGTTGCAAAGGGAATTGAACGAGCAAGCAAAATAATGCTTCCTCTTCTATTCATATTTATTATCATTATTGCAATTCGTTCTGTTACACTTCCAGGTGCAATGGAGGGCGTTAAATACTTCGTTATTCCAAACTTTTCTCATATTGATTCAATATCTGAGATTTCTAAAGTTCTATTAGCAGCTATGGGACAAGTATTTTTCAGCTTGAGTTTGGGTATGGGTGCTATCATCACATATGGTAGTTACTTAAACAAAGAAGTAAATCTTCAAAAAAGTGCATTTATCATCCCTACTCTAGATACCCTTGTTGCTGTTCTTGCCGGATTTGCAATCTTACCAGCCGTTTTTGCTTTTGGATTCAAACCAACTGCCGGTCCTGGATTATTATTTGAAACACTACCTAAAGTATTTGAATCAATGCCTTTTGGCGTAATTTTCGGTGTACTGTTCTTTGTGCTTGTTTTCTTTGCAGCGATTACCTCTTCTGTTTCACTATTGGAAGTTGTAACATCTTACTGTATCGATAACTTAAAAATGAAACGTGCGACTGCTTCTATCATCATTGCATCAATTATGACAATTATCGGTATATTTGCTGCACTATCATTTGGCCCACTAGCTGATGTTAAATTCTTTGGAAACACTATCTTCGACCTTATGAGTTTTGTATCAGATAAATTGTTAATGCCTCTTGGCGGTTTCTTTATGTGTATATTTGTTGGGTACATTTGGGGTATTGATAATGCCTCAGAAGAAATTTCAAATGATGGATCCATTCGTTTTAGATGGAAAAAACTATTCAGCATTATTATGAAGTATATTGCTCCTGCAATTATACTTGTAATCTTTATTACATCGTTCTTACCTACGAAATAA